From Luteococcus japonicus, one genomic window encodes:
- a CDS encoding DUF6602 domain-containing protein — translation MNNPITIRDVFIAKQRHLLAALEIVPSFTDHGTTIGDDTEANWVRVLQEFLPARYGVAKGIVMDSCGARSEQIDVIIYDPQYSPLLARAASGDLFIPAEAVYAVFEVKQEMNRPFMDYAGSKIASVRRLHRTSVAIQHAGGVYDPKEPIPILGGLLTTRNGWADLQGQAPIASILALEGERRVDLGCALQGGSFRRTGDPTQPLQHSDAETTLIYFLLSAFERLQAVGTVAAVDMAAYLTPLADPSRDLGV, via the coding sequence ATGAACAACCCCATCACCATCCGTGACGTGTTCATTGCCAAGCAACGGCACCTGCTCGCTGCCTTGGAGATCGTGCCATCGTTCACCGACCACGGGACCACCATCGGCGATGACACTGAAGCCAACTGGGTCAGAGTCCTCCAAGAGTTCCTGCCCGCTCGCTACGGCGTGGCCAAAGGAATCGTGATGGACTCCTGTGGCGCCCGAAGCGAACAGATCGACGTCATCATCTACGACCCCCAGTACTCGCCCCTGCTCGCACGTGCCGCGTCGGGTGATCTGTTCATCCCAGCGGAGGCGGTCTACGCGGTCTTCGAAGTCAAGCAGGAGATGAACAGGCCCTTCATGGACTACGCCGGCAGCAAGATAGCCAGCGTCCGCCGCCTCCACCGAACAAGCGTTGCGATCCAACATGCCGGCGGCGTGTACGACCCCAAGGAGCCCATCCCCATCCTGGGAGGCTTGCTGACCACCCGCAACGGCTGGGCAGACCTCCAAGGGCAAGCGCCTATAGCCTCCATCCTCGCGCTGGAAGGTGAGCGACGGGTGGACTTGGGCTGTGCGCTACAAGGCGGTTCCTTCCGCAGGACCGGCGACCCTACACAGCCCCTACAGCACAGTGACGCAGAGACTACACTGATCTACTTTCTTCTCTCGGCCTTCGAACGACTCCAGGCAGTTGGGACCGTCGCAGCTGTCGACATGGCGGCCTACCTGACGCCCCTCGCCGATCCCAGCCGAGACTTGGGGGTGTGA
- a CDS encoding MOSC domain-containing protein, translating to MSPIHGFTKEAVDAITLLEGLGVEGDAHCGVTVQHRSRVQANPSTPNMRQVHLIHDELFDRLRACGHVVAPGQLGENITTHGLDLLALAVGTRLVIGDAAIVLTALRNPC from the coding sequence GTGAGCCCGATCCACGGGTTCACCAAGGAGGCCGTTGACGCGATCACGCTGCTCGAAGGGCTCGGCGTCGAGGGCGATGCCCACTGCGGTGTCACCGTCCAGCACCGCAGCAGGGTCCAGGCCAACCCGAGCACTCCGAACATGCGCCAGGTGCACCTCATCCACGACGAACTCTTCGACCGGCTCCGGGCCTGCGGTCACGTCGTCGCACCTGGGCAGCTCGGCGAGAACATCACCACCCACGGGCTGGACCTGCTCGCCCTGGCCGTTGGCACGCGTCTGGTCATTGGCGACGCCGCCATCGTGTTGACCGCCTTGCGTAACCCCTGCTAG
- a CDS encoding recombinase family protein, protein MAAKLIGYARVSTRGQGTDRQVADLLTAGVRRDDLYVDHGASGALARRPELDHAMAALEPGDTLVVCTLDRLGRNTSAMLDLAASLKDRGLHLRVLNLGGEAVNTATPMGELLFTVLVALAQMEREVKLERSRDSVAKRRAAGRDLGGRRQLFTDRQIERARRAIAAGDSPTDVAADLGMSRATLYRRLRTQEAERA, encoded by the coding sequence ATGGCGGCGAAGTTGATCGGGTATGCACGGGTCTCCACCCGCGGACAGGGAACCGACCGCCAGGTCGCCGACCTGCTGACCGCGGGAGTGCGGCGCGACGACCTGTACGTGGACCACGGCGCCAGCGGTGCCCTTGCCCGCCGCCCCGAACTGGATCACGCGATGGCCGCCCTCGAACCGGGCGACACCCTGGTGGTCTGCACCCTCGACAGGCTGGGCCGCAACACCAGCGCCATGCTCGACCTCGCTGCGTCCCTGAAGGATCGCGGGCTGCATCTACGCGTGTTGAACCTCGGCGGTGAGGCCGTCAACACCGCGACCCCGATGGGTGAACTGCTGTTCACCGTGCTGGTCGCGTTGGCGCAGATGGAACGTGAGGTGAAACTGGAACGATCCCGCGACTCGGTGGCCAAGCGACGCGCGGCCGGCCGCGACCTCGGCGGTCGCCGCCAACTCTTCACCGATCGACAGATCGAGCGAGCCAGACGGGCCATCGCCGCGGGCGACTCCCCCACCGACGTCGCCGCCGACCTCGGCATGTCGCGCGCCACCCTGTACCGCAGGCTCCGTACACAGGAAGCCGAGCGGGCATGA
- a CDS encoding pentapeptide repeat-containing protein produces MTSEAVDEFVGDCSRCVGLCCVALTRTRAGGFGADIPAGTPCHHLQTDNLCQIHSQLREEGWPACTVFDCFGAGQQVTQVTFAGQADWRDGPDTAHAMFSTFAAMRHLMEMLRLLTEAHTLATGELAQDVEALQCEVEALVASPADHVASLDVAALRGRVGPVLGAVSDAHRHPAPRSKRFQPRAHLMGANLRKARLDRYCLRSALLIAADLRGATFERTDMLGADLRDANLAGANLRSAIFLTQQQVDAARGDARTRLPVGLHAPAHWA; encoded by the coding sequence GTGACGAGCGAAGCCGTGGACGAGTTCGTAGGTGACTGCTCGCGGTGCGTGGGCCTGTGCTGTGTCGCCCTGACCAGGACCAGGGCGGGTGGCTTCGGAGCCGACATCCCCGCCGGAACCCCATGCCACCACCTGCAGACCGACAACCTCTGCCAGATCCACTCCCAGCTGCGGGAAGAGGGCTGGCCGGCATGCACCGTGTTCGACTGCTTCGGCGCCGGCCAACAGGTCACCCAGGTCACCTTCGCCGGACAGGCCGACTGGCGCGACGGACCCGACACCGCCCACGCGATGTTCTCCACCTTCGCCGCCATGCGCCACCTGATGGAGATGCTGCGCCTGCTCACCGAAGCCCACACCCTCGCCACCGGTGAACTCGCCCAGGACGTCGAGGCGCTGCAATGCGAGGTGGAGGCCCTCGTCGCGTCCCCGGCTGACCACGTCGCGTCGTTGGACGTGGCAGCCCTGCGCGGCCGCGTGGGTCCGGTGCTCGGCGCCGTCAGCGACGCCCATCGTCACCCCGCGCCACGCTCCAAGAGGTTCCAGCCTCGGGCGCACCTGATGGGCGCCAACCTGCGCAAGGCGCGGCTCGACCGCTACTGCCTGCGCTCCGCCCTGCTGATCGCGGCCGACCTACGAGGTGCCACCTTCGAACGGACCGACATGTTGGGCGCCGACCTGCGCGACGCCAACCTGGCGGGCGCCAACCTACGCAGCGCGATCTTCCTCACCCAGCAACAGGTCGACGCGGCGCGAGGCGACGCACGTACCCGTCTCCCGGTCGGGCTTCACGCACCCGCGCATTGGGCCTGA
- a CDS encoding GNAT family N-acetyltransferase: protein MQLPLLTVDELSLTPPLVDDAEDWAAAQDDECARWFDWPCRPPVERCRDHLANVTTTHDPDSYTWAIRTPTGFAGGIDLKLDEGAWNVSYFVHPDHRGHHIARRALRAVTGWALSERGVDAVSTRVHTGNIASQKVLEAAGFTRTGTADNPEAGHQDFTYELHR from the coding sequence ATGCAACTGCCGCTGCTCACCGTGGACGAACTCTCCCTGACACCGCCGCTGGTGGATGACGCGGAAGACTGGGCCGCCGCCCAGGACGACGAGTGCGCCCGCTGGTTCGACTGGCCGTGCCGGCCACCCGTCGAACGATGCCGCGACCACCTCGCGAACGTCACCACCACCCACGATCCCGACAGTTACACCTGGGCCATCCGCACACCCACCGGGTTCGCCGGCGGCATCGACCTGAAGCTCGACGAGGGAGCCTGGAACGTCTCCTACTTCGTCCACCCCGACCACCGAGGACACCACATCGCCCGCCGGGCCCTCCGAGCAGTCACCGGCTGGGCCCTGTCAGAACGCGGTGTGGATGCGGTCTCCACCCGCGTCCACACCGGGAACATCGCCAGCCAGAAGGTCCTCGAAGCCGCCGGGTTCACCAGGACCGGAACAGCCGACAACCCGGAGGCGGGACATCAGGACTTCACTTACGAGCTCCACCGCTGA
- a CDS encoding formylglycine-generating enzyme family protein — translation MSVDLIAMPFRDTVEELVVDRGTGRSWTVRVEPFELSPVVVTRSLWNQVQGGTVNADLADLPQTEVSWRDAIQFCNALSVQDGFTPVYTISQREVPTPTHWRPHGQPEVDDWVIEWDHEADGYRLPTDAEWQLACRAGTTGPRYAQLDDIGWYADNSGGRAHPVRLKQPNEWGLFDMLGGVWEWCWDLYDPDVYGSYRIIRGGGWSDPQWSCRAGVRRKTNPASSFDDLGFRIGRGVSSALAVRRA, via the coding sequence ATGAGTGTTGACCTGATCGCGATGCCCTTTCGGGACACCGTCGAAGAACTTGTGGTAGACCGAGGCACGGGTCGCTCCTGGACGGTTCGGGTGGAGCCCTTCGAGCTTTCACCGGTCGTGGTGACTCGCAGTCTCTGGAACCAGGTGCAGGGCGGGACAGTCAACGCCGACCTCGCTGATCTACCCCAGACGGAGGTGAGCTGGCGCGACGCGATCCAGTTCTGCAACGCCCTCTCGGTCCAGGACGGGTTCACGCCGGTCTACACGATCTCGCAGCGCGAGGTCCCCACGCCGACCCATTGGCGTCCGCACGGCCAGCCGGAGGTCGACGACTGGGTGATTGAGTGGGATCACGAGGCCGATGGCTACCGGCTACCCACGGATGCGGAGTGGCAACTCGCCTGCCGCGCCGGCACGACGGGTCCCCGGTACGCGCAGCTCGACGACATCGGTTGGTACGCGGACAACTCCGGCGGGCGTGCCCATCCCGTGCGCTTGAAGCAACCCAATGAGTGGGGGTTGTTCGACATGTTGGGCGGGGTGTGGGAGTGGTGCTGGGACCTGTACGACCCCGACGTCTATGGCTCCTACCGGATCATCCGTGGTGGTGGGTGGAGCGATCCGCAGTGGAGCTGCCGGGCCGGTGTTCGTCGCAAGACGAACCCTGCATCCTCGTTCGATGACCTTGGATTCCGCATCGGCCGTGGCGTGTCCAGCGCGTTGGCCGTGAGACGGGCCTGA
- a CDS encoding IS110 family transposase yields MVTVGVDPHKHVHVAVAVDAAGRQVGKTLTVKNGPHLITALLVWIRSVSDDQTPVTWAIEDGHGFARRLADGLLMAGQDVVWVPTRLMVAHRKLHAATGAKSDPVDAAAAARAAIATPGLDKHRIDERVRELRVLVDHRADLVGPSPRVMDTLVSDYAAVGSVAARRAS; encoded by the coding sequence ATGGTGACAGTGGGCGTTGACCCGCACAAGCATGTTCACGTGGCAGTGGCTGTGGATGCTGCTGGCCGGCAAGTCGGCAAGACTCTGACTGTCAAGAACGGACCGCATCTGATCACGGCACTGTTGGTCTGGATTCGGTCGGTCAGTGACGACCAGACGCCAGTCACGTGGGCGATCGAGGATGGGCACGGGTTCGCTCGAAGGCTCGCTGACGGACTGCTCATGGCTGGCCAAGATGTGGTCTGGGTCCCAACCCGACTCATGGTCGCACACCGCAAGCTGCACGCTGCTACCGGAGCAAAGTCGGATCCAGTTGATGCTGCAGCAGCGGCACGCGCGGCAATCGCGACACCGGGCCTGGACAAGCACCGAATCGACGAACGTGTCCGTGAGCTGCGGGTCTTGGTCGATCATCGTGCCGACTTGGTGGGGCCTTCGCCCCGGGTCATGGACACGTTGGTGTCTGATTACGCTGCGGTGGGCAGCGTAGCGGCCCGGCGGGCCTCGTAG
- a CDS encoding IS3 family transposase (programmed frameshift), with protein sequence MARKNYSAEFRQQAVDLYETTPEATLKQVATDLGVSHGTLALWVKDLGNGVRTGSDAPARPAGATPGQSPESPTAQIARLEAENARLRADKARIETERDILRKAAKYFGRGDELVNRFQFVADHQTTYQVKRLCQVLELSRSSFYAWQKAGPARQQREQADAQLAARIRAVQDPKAGGGDPANGAPRVTAELNDGAEPQARVNHKRVARVMRAHGLAGIRLRRRVRTTAPEPADEKFGDLLKRDFTATAPNQRYVGDITYLPLQGGGNLYLATVIDCYSRKLVGWAVADHMRTELVEDALTAALAERGSMHGAVFHSDHGSVYTSKAYARLCKRLGVTQSMGAVGTSADNSLAESFNATLKRELLAGQATFAGPELCRRQVFRWATRYNTRRRHSWCGNLPPNTYEARRAATLPTAA encoded by the exons ATGGCCAGGAAGAACTACTCGGCAGAGTTTCGTCAGCAGGCCGTTGACCTGTACGAGACCACGCCGGAGGCGACGTTGAAGCAGGTCGCCACGGACCTCGGCGTCTCGCACGGCACCCTCGCGTTGTGGGTCAAGGACCTGGGCAACGGCGTCAGGACGGGCAGTGACGCCCCTGCCCGGCCGGCGGGTGCCACGCCCGGACAGTCACCGGAGTCGCCGACGGCGCAGATAGCCCGGTTGGAAGCCGAGAACGCCCGGCTGCGGGCGGACAAGGCCCGGATCGAGACCGAGCGGGACATCCTGCGCAAGGCGGCCAAGTATTTCG GCCGGGGAGACGAACTGGTGAACCGCTTCCAGTTCGTCGCCGACCACCAGACCACCTATCAGGTGAAGCGGTTGTGCCAAGTGTTGGAACTGTCCCGCTCCTCGTTCTACGCCTGGCAGAAAGCAGGCCCGGCACGCCAGCAACGCGAACAGGCCGATGCCCAGCTCGCCGCACGGATCCGCGCCGTGCAGGACCCCAAGGCTGGGGGGGGTGACCCCGCCAACGGCGCGCCGCGGGTCACCGCCGAACTCAACGACGGCGCCGAGCCACAGGCGCGGGTGAACCACAAGCGCGTCGCGCGGGTGATGCGCGCTCATGGCCTGGCCGGGATCCGGCTACGACGCCGGGTGCGCACCACCGCCCCGGAGCCGGCCGATGAGAAGTTCGGTGACCTGCTCAAACGGGACTTCACCGCCACCGCGCCAAACCAGCGTTACGTGGGCGACATCACCTACCTGCCGTTACAGGGTGGCGGGAACCTGTATCTGGCGACGGTGATCGACTGCTATTCCCGCAAGCTGGTCGGCTGGGCCGTCGCGGACCACATGCGCACCGAACTGGTCGAAGACGCCCTCACCGCCGCCCTTGCAGAGCGGGGCAGCATGCACGGGGCTGTGTTTCACTCCGACCATGGGTCGGTCTACACGTCGAAGGCCTACGCCAGGCTCTGCAAGCGTCTCGGGGTGACCCAGTCGATGGGGGCCGTCGGAACGAGTGCGGACAACAGCCTGGCCGAGTCGTTCAACGCCACCCTCAAACGAGAACTCCTGGCCGGGCAGGCCACGTTCGCGGGGCCCGAGTTGTGTCGTCGGCAGGTGTTTCGCTGGGCCACCCGGTACAACACCCGCCGACGCCACTCCTGGTGCGGAAACCTGCCGCCGAACACCTACGAGGCCCGCCGGGCCGCTACGCTGCCCACCGCAGCGTAA
- a CDS encoding transposase: MINQLKAQLHLWLDHTPGDLARATTIASVRRLLKNCSLRPGVIEVMSDMLSELAAVNQRVRDLDLTIKQLVTPLAPTLLHITGISHISAAVLIAEIGDISRFSSSAKLARYTGCAPIPVYSSDKERHRLHRGGNRRLNSVLYTAAIVQKRREPAAQQLLARHEPGKGTRGARRILQRHLVDIVHRAMLDDRATWTHQVTQLAQAA, encoded by the coding sequence GTGATCAACCAGCTCAAGGCCCAACTACACCTCTGGCTGGATCACACCCCAGGAGATCTGGCACGGGCCACGACCATCGCCTCGGTGAGGCGACTGTTGAAGAACTGCTCACTGCGCCCGGGCGTCATAGAGGTCATGAGCGACATGCTCAGCGAACTCGCCGCCGTCAACCAGCGCGTCCGCGACCTCGACCTCACCATCAAGCAGCTAGTCACCCCGCTGGCTCCCACGCTGCTGCACATCACAGGTATCAGCCACATCTCCGCAGCCGTGCTGATCGCCGAGATCGGTGATATCTCTCGTTTTTCGAGCTCCGCCAAGCTCGCCCGCTATACCGGATGCGCCCCGATCCCGGTCTATTCCTCGGACAAGGAACGCCATCGCCTGCACCGGGGAGGGAACCGCAGGCTCAACAGCGTCCTCTACACCGCAGCAATCGTGCAGAAGCGACGAGAACCCGCAGCGCAACAACTACTCGCACGCCACGAGCCAGGCAAAGGCACCCGCGGCGCACGTCGCATCCTCCAACGACACCTGGTCGACATCGTGCACCGAGCCATGCTCGACGACCGGGCGACCTGGACCCATCAAGTCACTCAGCTTGCTCAGGCAGCTTGA